From a single Miltoncostaea oceani genomic region:
- a CDS encoding class I SAM-dependent methyltransferase, with translation MVPSPSRKVALGQFYSTRALAEFMLSLTLSDPSTARALEPSCGPGVFVDALVERGWRDITAVDIDPVNAGLVRQVHGGLVEVRCQDFLDMTEANYDLVIGNPPYVGWSHLSADVRSRLRTGAPWAELANGQWDLLYSFLIWSVLRLRDGGELVFIVPTAWMTSTYAASLRGFLAAHGDFELILRFGEMRLFADCHPHCMVFRYRRRIAPRRGAIMVGDLNASRGLSPTAALAEASRLFGAAPGPLGAGAGAPDGGWSAYIAPAFAGAGPWSLVPPLERQENERLELACRGSSLSDLAHVCVGVASGLNEAFTLSDADQVPAAERLHVRKFVSGGGCERFTRARTFPMIFPEAQLEEELEGRAPWIHARLSERRGDLEGRHLAAGRPWFSWATVRNMEVFASRAGRAAIAVRPIDRAPKARFALVEGDALPLGDTLMIVRREEAREDVLYLLSWLSSARVWRWYSSRGPRMGDRLRYTQGHVSRVPVLVIDWTDPVEVAAHARIVAFAEARLDAEVDAASRLEGLIDTAFDALVARRVSAL, from the coding sequence ATGGTCCCATCGCCCTCACGCAAGGTCGCCCTCGGCCAGTTCTACTCGACCCGTGCCCTGGCCGAGTTCATGCTCTCGCTCACGCTGTCGGATCCCTCAACGGCTCGGGCACTCGAGCCGAGCTGCGGGCCGGGCGTGTTCGTCGACGCGCTCGTTGAGCGCGGGTGGCGTGACATCACCGCCGTCGACATCGACCCGGTGAACGCCGGCCTGGTACGGCAGGTCCATGGGGGTCTGGTCGAGGTCCGGTGCCAGGACTTCCTCGACATGACCGAGGCGAACTACGACCTGGTGATCGGCAACCCGCCCTATGTCGGCTGGTCTCACCTGTCCGCGGATGTGCGGAGCCGACTGCGCACGGGCGCGCCCTGGGCCGAGCTCGCGAACGGTCAATGGGACCTGCTCTACTCCTTCCTCATCTGGTCGGTGCTTCGGCTACGAGACGGGGGCGAGCTGGTCTTCATCGTCCCGACCGCCTGGATGACCTCCACCTATGCCGCGTCGCTTCGGGGTTTCCTCGCCGCGCATGGGGACTTCGAGCTCATCCTGCGCTTCGGCGAGATGCGGCTCTTCGCCGACTGCCACCCGCACTGCATGGTCTTCCGCTACCGGCGCCGGATCGCCCCCCGACGCGGCGCGATCATGGTCGGCGACCTGAACGCATCCCGGGGGCTCTCCCCCACCGCCGCGCTCGCCGAGGCCTCTCGCCTCTTCGGCGCGGCGCCGGGGCCGCTGGGTGCCGGGGCCGGGGCGCCCGATGGGGGCTGGAGCGCCTACATCGCGCCGGCCTTCGCCGGGGCTGGTCCCTGGTCCCTCGTCCCTCCGCTCGAGCGTCAGGAGAACGAGCGCCTCGAGCTGGCCTGCCGGGGCTCGTCGCTGAGCGATCTCGCTCATGTCTGCGTCGGCGTGGCGAGCGGGCTCAACGAGGCCTTCACGCTCTCCGACGCTGACCAGGTGCCGGCGGCGGAGAGACTCCACGTCCGCAAGTTCGTCAGCGGGGGAGGCTGTGAACGCTTCACCCGCGCGCGGACCTTCCCGATGATCTTCCCGGAGGCGCAGCTCGAGGAAGAGCTCGAAGGCCGCGCTCCCTGGATCCATGCGCGGTTGAGTGAGCGCCGAGGGGATCTCGAGGGGCGGCATCTCGCTGCCGGCCGCCCGTGGTTCTCCTGGGCGACGGTCCGCAACATGGAGGTCTTCGCGTCGCGTGCCGGTCGGGCGGCGATCGCTGTCCGCCCGATCGACCGTGCGCCGAAGGCCCGCTTTGCGCTCGTCGAGGGTGATGCACTCCCACTCGGCGACACCCTGATGATCGTCCGGCGCGAGGAGGCCCGAGAGGACGTCCTGTACCTACTCTCCTGGTTGAGCAGCGCCCGTGTGTGGCGCTGGTACTCCTCGAGGGGCCCGCGCATGGGGGACCGGCTCCGCTACACCCAGGGGCACGTCAGCCGGGTCCCCGTCCTCGTGATCGACTGGACCGACCCTGTCGAGGTCGCGGCGCACGCCCGCATCGTCGCCTTCGCCGAGGCGCGTCTCGACGCCGAGGTGGACGCAGCCTCACGCCTGGAGGGCCTGATTGACACGGCCTTCGATGCGCTGGTCGCCCGTCGCGTCAGCGCCCTCTAG
- a CDS encoding right-handed parallel beta-helix repeat-containing protein, whose product MNPLRVPSRLRPPFSGRSSRRLIIALLLAAIAAPVVPVADDGTALAAGACTKFASTAGLDTNAGTEAQPYRTAQKLVDNLSPGAVGCLAAGQEFIENVRFNNGGTQAAPITLQSAPGATRATIRGQVFVPDSSNDVEIENLILNGNRAGSTYRTNPTINGDRVVLRGNDISNDNVDKICVHIGDAEFGEALDVTVTQNRIHNCGLLSPRSNLDHGVYVNWAQRTVISDNFFYDNATYGVHLYPRALTTSVFRNVIHGNGKGVIFSGTDGVASNDNAVFDNIITGSLNAPNIESWYPAGNPVGTGNLAERNCLMRDGGATNIGPQVGFTASDNLIVDPQYANAAAKDFTVPAGNPCFSKQPIPYFVGNSPPVVGPFILESDPRASSVLNFRSGALDADGMIMLVEWDFNNDGVWEEPKSSKVVWTFPEAGSYPVKVRATDDDGAITYGETTIVVGAQIPETPAPPNQAPVSDFTYSFSNSIHGGLALTVVSTSTDADGTIAERAWAWGSGTQPSDWYKFGTTHGGAVSPGWMMMSHRTTDNDGARTYARKMIFVPAVLPAPPPSSPPNLVVNPSFETDLAGWGTWQASLTRVNLGAGAPAGSHVVKATRTTGTSFTIDDTNPTVASASTGVTYFASAKIAAANSTSVGKTSRIYLRERDASGAVLRTLNGPALTLSTSFQTATAEITPLSAGNKIEIYINQASAASGDAIYLDDITLTAGS is encoded by the coding sequence GTGAATCCTCTCCGTGTCCCTTCCCGTCTTCGGCCCCCCTTCTCGGGCCGCTCATCCCGGCGCCTGATCATCGCGCTCCTTCTGGCCGCGATCGCGGCGCCGGTCGTTCCTGTCGCCGATGACGGGACCGCGCTCGCAGCAGGCGCGTGCACCAAGTTCGCCTCGACGGCGGGCCTGGACACCAACGCCGGCACCGAGGCCCAGCCCTACCGGACGGCGCAGAAGCTGGTCGACAACCTGAGCCCCGGCGCGGTCGGCTGCCTCGCCGCGGGGCAGGAGTTCATCGAGAACGTCCGCTTCAACAACGGCGGCACGCAGGCCGCGCCGATCACGCTCCAGAGCGCCCCTGGAGCGACGCGCGCAACGATCCGCGGTCAGGTCTTCGTCCCTGACTCCTCGAACGACGTCGAGATCGAGAACCTGATCCTGAACGGCAACCGTGCGGGTTCCACCTACCGGACGAACCCGACGATCAACGGCGACAGGGTCGTGCTGCGCGGCAACGACATCAGCAACGACAACGTGGACAAGATCTGCGTCCACATCGGCGACGCGGAGTTCGGCGAGGCCCTGGACGTGACCGTCACCCAGAACCGGATCCACAACTGCGGCCTGCTCTCGCCGCGCTCGAACCTGGACCACGGTGTCTACGTGAACTGGGCTCAGCGGACGGTCATCTCGGACAACTTCTTCTACGACAACGCGACCTACGGCGTCCACCTCTACCCGCGGGCGCTGACGACGTCGGTCTTCCGCAACGTGATCCACGGCAACGGCAAGGGCGTGATCTTCTCGGGGACCGACGGTGTCGCCTCGAACGACAACGCGGTCTTCGACAACATCATCACGGGCTCGCTGAACGCCCCGAACATCGAGAGCTGGTATCCGGCGGGTAACCCGGTCGGCACCGGCAACCTGGCCGAGCGCAACTGCCTGATGCGCGACGGCGGGGCGACCAACATCGGCCCGCAGGTCGGCTTCACCGCCTCGGACAACCTGATCGTGGACCCGCAGTACGCGAACGCCGCGGCGAAGGACTTCACGGTCCCGGCCGGCAACCCCTGCTTCTCGAAGCAGCCGATCCCCTACTTCGTGGGCAACTCGCCGCCGGTCGTCGGCCCCTTCATCCTCGAGTCCGACCCGCGCGCCTCCTCGGTCCTGAACTTCCGCTCGGGCGCCCTGGATGCGGACGGGATGATCATGCTCGTCGAGTGGGACTTCAACAACGACGGCGTCTGGGAGGAGCCGAAGAGCAGCAAGGTCGTCTGGACCTTCCCCGAGGCCGGCTCCTACCCGGTCAAGGTGCGGGCCACCGACGATGACGGCGCCATCACCTACGGCGAGACGACCATCGTGGTCGGCGCGCAGATCCCCGAGACGCCCGCGCCGCCGAACCAGGCGCCGGTCTCCGACTTCACCTACAGCTTCTCCAACAGCATCCACGGCGGTCTCGCTCTGACCGTGGTCTCGACCTCGACCGACGCGGACGGGACGATCGCCGAGCGGGCCTGGGCGTGGGGCAGCGGCACGCAGCCCAGCGACTGGTACAAGTTCGGCACCACCCACGGGGGCGCCGTATCTCCGGGCTGGATGATGATGAGCCACCGGACGACCGATAACGACGGCGCCCGGACCTACGCCCGCAAGATGATCTTCGTCCCCGCGGTGCTTCCCGCGCCGCCGCCCTCGAGCCCCCCGAACCTCGTCGTGAACCCCTCGTTCGAGACGGACCTCGCGGGCTGGGGAACCTGGCAGGCGAGCCTCACCCGGGTGAACCTCGGCGCCGGCGCGCCGGCGGGGAGCCACGTCGTCAAGGCGACGCGGACGACCGGGACCTCGTTCACGATCGACGACACGAACCCGACGGTCGCCTCGGCGAGCACGGGTGTCACCTACTTCGCCTCTGCGAAGATCGCCGCGGCGAACTCGACCTCGGTCGGCAAGACCTCACGGATCTACCTGCGCGAGCGCGACGCGTCCGGCGCAGTCCTGCGGACGCTCAACGGCCCGGCGCTCACCCTGAGCACCTCGTTCCAGACGGCGACGGCGGAGATCACCCCGCTGTCGGCCGGCAACAAGATCGAGATCTACATCAACCAGGCCAGCGCGGCCTCCGGTGACGCCATCTACCTCGATGACATCACCCTGACCGCCGGGAGCTGA
- a CDS encoding S8 family serine peptidase: MIATVLCAAALFAAPGTAAAFEPHFPSDPKFDQQWNLHNTGWPLGVPDADIDAPEAWGRIQGRTLAPVSVAVLEEGVNISNPEFAGQLWVNPDEVRNELDDDGNGYSDDIHGSYWQLRIGARDDNGYPDSHGSLVSGIIAAAHNDLEIAGVAPNARLMVLQGGPFGRTRGEHLGLEYALSKDARVVNLSLGRGDHTGIGDHDNFCPVIDRLTKNGTLVVAAAGNDGLDSDQVPFWPAACPGTISVAATNQYDVLRPYSNWGAKNVDIAAPAGVPSICTFYGGCSLGGTSAAAPMVSGVAVILFGLHPDAEVDDVRRAILESADPIGHLPDNQGKPTATNGRLNADRAIVRLDQIMAAKSTAPDTSTPPSPPLPSAPTTTGGGSVPRQAEAGPRPRLTRQRARAFVRAYRGGSAPARRALARGPLRIAIADVNADRRPEAIVSVPLGKRRLWLVISDASGRDRIVIRRTLTKGARLETRRGRLWVVTPRAGRAPSRIAVSLPR; the protein is encoded by the coding sequence GTGATCGCGACGGTCCTCTGCGCTGCCGCGCTCTTCGCCGCTCCGGGGACCGCCGCCGCCTTCGAGCCACACTTCCCCTCGGACCCGAAGTTCGACCAGCAGTGGAACCTCCACAACACGGGCTGGCCGCTCGGTGTCCCGGATGCGGATATCGACGCTCCGGAGGCGTGGGGGCGGATCCAGGGCAGGACCCTCGCGCCGGTGTCCGTCGCGGTGCTCGAAGAGGGTGTGAACATCTCGAATCCGGAGTTCGCCGGTCAGCTGTGGGTGAACCCCGATGAGGTCCGCAACGAGCTGGATGATGACGGCAACGGCTACAGCGACGACATCCACGGCTCCTACTGGCAGCTCCGGATCGGCGCTCGCGACGACAACGGCTACCCGGACAGCCACGGCAGTCTTGTCTCCGGCATCATCGCGGCGGCCCACAACGACCTCGAGATCGCCGGCGTCGCACCGAACGCCCGCCTGATGGTCCTCCAGGGCGGGCCCTTCGGCCGCACCCGCGGCGAGCACCTTGGGTTGGAGTACGCCCTCTCGAAGGACGCGCGCGTCGTGAACCTGTCCCTCGGCCGCGGCGACCACACGGGGATTGGAGACCACGACAACTTCTGCCCGGTGATCGACCGCCTCACCAAGAACGGGACCCTCGTCGTCGCGGCGGCCGGCAATGATGGGCTTGACTCCGACCAGGTGCCGTTCTGGCCGGCCGCGTGCCCGGGGACCATCAGTGTCGCCGCCACCAACCAGTACGACGTCCTCCGGCCCTACAGCAACTGGGGCGCAAAGAACGTCGACATCGCCGCCCCCGCCGGCGTGCCCAGCATCTGCACCTTCTACGGCGGCTGCTCCCTCGGCGGGACCTCCGCCGCCGCCCCGATGGTCTCCGGGGTCGCTGTGATCCTCTTCGGCCTCCACCCAGACGCCGAGGTCGACGATGTCCGTCGGGCAATCCTCGAATCCGCCGACCCGATCGGCCACCTCCCCGACAACCAGGGCAAGCCGACAGCGACCAACGGCCGGCTGAACGCCGACCGCGCCATCGTCCGCCTCGACCAGATCATGGCCGCGAAGTCCACGGCCCCGGACACTTCCACCCCACCCTCCCCTCCCCTGCCGTCAGCGCCCACGACCACGGGTGGCGGATCGGTGCCGCGGCAGGCCGAGGCGGGCCCTCGGCCGCGCCTCACCCGGCAGCGCGCCCGCGCCTTCGTGCGGGCATATCGAGGTGGGAGCGCCCCGGCGCGGAGGGCCCTCGCCCGCGGGCCCCTGCGGATCGCGATCGCTGACGTGAACGCCGACCGCCGCCCCGAGGCCATCGTCTCCGTCCCACTCGGCAAGCGGCGCCTCTGGCTCGTGATCAGCGACGCGAGCGGCCGCGACCGGATCGTCATCCGCCGCACACTCACCAAGGGCGCTCGCCTCGAGACCAGACGAGGCCGCCTCTGGGTGGTCACACCAAGAGCAGGCAGGGCGCCCAGCAGGATCGCGGTGTCGCTCCCCCGCTAG